The Mytilus galloprovincialis chromosome 3, xbMytGall1.hap1.1, whole genome shotgun sequence genomic interval ACTAGCTGGTAAAAGGCTTTATTTGTTTTGTGACTTTCTGCAATTTTTTGATAAGAAACTCTAATTGGTTTTTCGTGTTTTCAGGGAAAATATTGGCCTTCTAAATGCCTAGTTATTATCTCGGTCGAAATAAAAATCAATTTGGCGTTAAGTTTAACAAGTTTTATATTTGGTGAAAATTAATTATTTGATGTTATTTTCTCCTCTGTTGAGTAATTATAGATCTATTTGCTGATTCTTCATTCCGTATGCAAATTGGTATGCAGATAAGCTGTTTCCAGTTTTCTGATAAGAATAGCACCAGGCGGTTCTATATGGAGTTCTGTAGTATCGTTGAAAGAGGAACCCATTTcagtttaaaattataataaatatacaaaagAGTCTTTCTCTCATATTTTTAAATGCATATTCTATCCACGAGTCTATGTTTTGCCACGGAAAGCACTTCCTTTAAATGCCTATGAATTTAATAGAACGCAAACATGATGCAATTTTATATCCGAAAGTCACAAGTCGCAAGTCAAAATCTTGCCATTGTAAATcccatataataaaaaaaatgaaacagtgGCTTTATGATAACATAGTGTAACAAAGACTATTTgaacttaaatatatttaatgtatgaTATCCAGACGTTATGTGCTTATtagaagccccccccccccccccccaaaaaaaaaaatcatgtagatCAAAACTAAACAGGtggaaaagttttattgaaatctACATAGGATATTAGGAAGGGCGTACAGACACGTGCATTATTATTCCTTTACAATGACAGCTTCGATGTTCTGGTGGTAGCATGTTAAGCTTTGTCTAAGGAATTTGAAGTTAAAAATTAGGGTCAAGACGTTGGTCTAGTAGAACATTGGGTTCTAGACATATTAACATGTTATTGACATAGATCTATCCATTCCTGGGGGAATGTTTTATACGTTTAATTGTGTGTCTCATTCCTTTTCCATATTTTGATAAGCATGTAATATTTTACACTGGACATTAAATACCAATCCATCATGATCATTTTTATTCAACAAACCCTGTATAAAAGCTCGTTCAGCATTCCGTGTGATGACAGTTAAATACTTTACCATACTGCTATTATAGTtatataacttgtatttttgctgtAATTAGCTGTCATTGTTATCTTCaagttatttaaaataataacgGGTTGAAATTCATAATACATTCTATATTAATTGTGTTTTAAAATCGTCCGAACTTTAATAGAAAGTATTTTGTGTTGCTTTCGTAAGTCATTATTTCAAATGCCATTCTCGTTGCAATGGTTGTGTAGGCTGAAATATACGGTGTCTGTGTGTTTGATTATAGTTTGTGTGCGATACCATGTTTAATATTCAAGCTTCTAACTATATTAAACGGCTTTCTCATCGCCCAATATAATTAAATATGACATGGATATTAAAAACATgtcaatgatatatattttaatcagTGAGCCTAATCTTCTGGATTGTTTCAAGAGGATAATTACTACACTTGCTAACTGTTTAAATCGCCGATTTTATACTCATCTTCATTTTCCATTTTCCCTTATGCAACTTCTATATAATAAACTGGTAATTTTACTAGGTACACGTATCGCTGACGCTCTTTACTAACAGTCATTAGTTCCAAGTATATAAAGGGTCAGTCTATTATGAAATCTATCACTCGTTTTGCCTTGCTGACATGTGTTCTTACATACACTCTTGACTGATAATTTATCACTTGTTCATTCTTTGGAATCCGATGTTTTTCAATTAAAAGGTTTCGCTACATATAACAGTATCGAAACCAAcatctgtaaaatttacgaagacaATTACTTCATCAAACTAACattatacttttacattaaagtATCCATGCAAATAATACCTTACATTTTccttttcttgcaggtacaattCGACCAGCTCACCAGTCGACTCACTCGAAAAATGTTACATATGCTGCACATCTTATGGGATATAATCGTAGAAATGAACAACCCGGAGGTAAGTTAAAGCCGTTTTAAGTTTATATGGCAATCATTTGATATTTCAACGATCACTTATTCTGGAAGAATAAAAGTTGAACCGTACCAAGTGTAATGAAAGCACTTGTACTAGTATCTAAACACAAATTTATTTCTCAAACCCCTGTACATACTTGTATTTATAATTTGATTAATGCAGATAAAAGATCATTCAGATATGTCATAGATATTATATGAAACAGTGCAAGTTGATGCGAATGTcgtacaagttagaggtttagcgctatgaaaccaggttcaatccaccattttctacatttgaaaatgactgtgccaagtcaggaatatgaattgtccattagtttgatgtgttttatcatttgatttcgCCACTTGATTAGGGACtatacgttttgaattttcctcggagttcagtatttttgtgattttactttatgaaCCTAAGCAAGTGTAATCGATCACCTGTATCTAAACTCGTATTTGCAAACCCTTGCATATAATTGCATCGTTAACTTATAACTAATGCAGAAAAAAGCCCATATGGTCGTAACATTACATACAAATGAAATACAAACTGATAAAAGCACATTAAAATATGCTTAAAAACCTTACACACATAACAATAAACGAAAGAAATCTCACTTAATGCACTTAAGTCTGTCTATGCTCTTATTCCCTCTGTTCCAACAACGGTTCTGTAAAAGACGAAATAGTTGTTATTTGGTCTGATGTTGATGAATtcgttattatcattttttttttaacaaatataaattttcagTAATGTCTTCCGAAAAAagtgttacattttaaaaaataaatgattaatgTTTTTCTAGCTTCCTCGTCAACTTTTAGTGTAGGGCTTTTTTAACAGTGGCACTACGCTGTGTCATGAAATCAACTTTTTCAAAATGCAGCTGAAATTCTTATTACATGAAACAATGCTTTTACAAACCTTTTTTTACTTAtcttatattttctttatatattcatAAGTgaaatttacaaatgtatttctCCTATATTTACAGTGCCTGGAAATCAGTTTAGTATTCCAAAGTGGATCCACAGAGAAGACTTGGCATTTACTAATGGTGTAGACTACCGCAATGGCCGACTAGTTGTTCCTGAGGATGGATTATTTTATGTCTACTCCCATGTATCATTTGCAGAAAATTTTGGACACAGTAGTTCACTTGATGCTAGATCAAACTCTAACAGCCTTTCTCATTATCTTTATAGATATAATATCATATATCGTAATGGCGGAGAAGAACTACTGCTAATGAACTCTTTAACCAAATGTTGGGATGAAAATAAGCAGTTCGGAGAATATTCCAGCTATTTAGGTGCTTTGTTCAAATTAAGAAGAGGAGATGAACTTTTTGTGAAAGTGTCAAATCTGACAATAATTGCCACGAACCATAAAATTAATACATTCGGATTTTTCCGAGTAGGAGACTTTCTTTAAAAggagggaaattaaaaaaaaaaaaggatgaatCCGTTCCAAATTTTGCATTTAAAGATGTGTtcattaaaatggacaaaaataatttgattatttCCCCCCAAAATGAGACCATTAAAATGTATGCCTAGACGTCTTAGGAAGTAAAGGGAACTGCATAATTGTTAGTTTGTCAGGTTTATACTAACGTAAAAAATCAATGCTAAATAATAAACATAGGTAGATAGTTAATGGTCAGTTCGAAAACTGTAAATCAGACAGTGTACAAATTTACTTTCAGAGCCTGGGTTTTCCCATGAAATTCGTTTTGCTTGATatccatatttgttttgtttagtatATTATGTCATTGAAAATGACAACACGTTTCCTAAAAATACATTCCAATAATATCCTCAATAACAGCATACATGTTTTCTGAATAAAAAGAATTTggaaccatttaaaaaaaaaatcaggatactatttttaaatagttaaGTTTTAAAAGATACTATAGTATTGCTATATTGTGGgaatatttatattaaatctCCTTGGAAACTCTactactttttttctatttttccagACATGCATTGTTTTCTCGACAGACTCTACCagcaattttcttttaaaatttcttatccacatggatttttttttagttttttttgtcgagccttcgactttagtcgaaaaagcgagactaagcgatcctacattccgtcgtcgtcggcgtcgtcggcggcgtcaacaaatattcactctgtggttaaagtttttgaaattttaataactttcttaaactatactggatttctaccaaactttgacagaagcttgtttatgatcataagatagtatccagaagtaaattttgtaaaaataaaattccattttttccgtattttactataaatggacttagttttttctgcggggaaacaaaacattcactctgtggttaaagtttttagaattttaataactttctcaaactatcctgggtttgtaccaaacttggacagaagcttgtttatgatcataagataatatccagaagtaaattttgtaaaaataaaattccattttttccgtattttacttataaatggacttagttttttctgcggggaaacattacattcactctgtggtt includes:
- the LOC143068437 gene encoding uncharacterized protein LOC143068437: MSEPEHVDSSSEVLLRGGTKPNNLNNFSNGRSTGAMEKYSLDYQNLEMECIRLRKYLFGLTAVVVAGGLILVVTISVLFGKLSHDLVHHSHQPKVGEQIAKILETEELCVPCDSVRLGPSEDEDRMLDAFIRRSKPTGEECCVEKPKQLLAVLELFIEKRLREEMARGTIRPAHQSTHSKNVTYAAHLMGYNRRNEQPGVPGNQFSIPKWIHREDLAFTNGVDYRNGRLVVPEDGLFYVYSHVSFAENFGHSSSLDARSNSNSLSHYLYRYNIIYRNGGEELLLMNSLTKCWDENKQFGEYSSYLGALFKLRRGDELFVKVSNLTIIATNHKINTFGFFRVGDFL